One region of Exiguobacterium acetylicum genomic DNA includes:
- a CDS encoding lipoate--protein ligase family protein, translating to MGIELLKQEHYRIFDQTSLGTAFHATQSFAMDDTLCASVATEGAALRSWIHHETVVLGIQDARLPHLADGVAVLQEHGFSPVVRNSGGLAVVLDAGVLNISLVLPERGGIDIDSGYEAMLALVRRMFAQETDAIVAGEVVGSYCPGSYDLSIAGKKFAGISQRRVRGGVAVQIYLCVNGSGSQRAALVRDFYAAALQGETTKFVYPTVVPETMASLEELLGTSLTVEECLRRAYEALLALGADLTPATLTELENERFGVNLSRMLDRNEKALG from the coding sequence ATGGGAATCGAACTCTTAAAACAAGAACATTATCGTATTTTTGATCAAACGTCACTCGGAACTGCTTTCCATGCGACACAATCGTTTGCGATGGACGACACATTATGTGCTTCCGTTGCAACAGAAGGAGCCGCACTCCGCTCTTGGATTCACCACGAAACCGTCGTCCTCGGCATCCAGGATGCCCGTCTTCCTCATCTTGCTGACGGTGTAGCTGTCCTGCAGGAACATGGTTTCTCACCGGTCGTCCGTAATTCAGGTGGTCTTGCCGTCGTCCTCGACGCCGGTGTTTTAAATATTTCACTCGTCCTACCGGAACGCGGCGGCATCGATATCGACAGTGGTTACGAAGCGATGCTGGCGCTTGTCCGTCGTATGTTCGCACAAGAAACGGACGCAATCGTCGCTGGTGAAGTCGTCGGATCGTATTGTCCCGGTTCTTATGACTTATCGATTGCCGGTAAAAAATTCGCTGGTATCTCCCAGCGTCGTGTTCGTGGCGGAGTTGCCGTTCAAATCTATCTTTGTGTCAACGGAAGTGGAAGTCAACGCGCCGCTTTAGTCCGTGACTTTTACGCAGCAGCGCTTCAAGGTGAGACGACGAAATTCGTCTACCCGACCGTCGTGCCGGAAACGATGGCGTCACTCGAGGAACTGCTTGGTACTTCCTTGACAGTCGAGGAGTGCTTACGTCGTGCATATGAAGCGTTACTTGCGCTCGGCGCTGATTTGACGCCCGCAACGTTGACGGAGCTCGAGAATGAGCGTTTCGGCGTCAACCTGAGTCGGATGCTTGATCGAAACGAAAAAGCCCTAGGTTAA
- a CDS encoding LytS/YhcK type 5TM receptor domain-containing protein gives MLELIPFLLERLGIMIILAFILAQWGPTRRLLRQPEAGWQFRVLVLFFATYGILSNYTGVKVDLADFLPHAWLEEVDGTSAIANTRTMIVVISGLLAGPLGGLMTGLIVGVHRYSLGGFTAFACALSTVIAGGVSGLLRSYWRDRLSSQALLPVCLTAFLMLFEMSLILLFSRPFDAAVELVQFIFLPMTLINVLGVWLFLSIIRLAAREEETVRAREAERSLHIADLTLPHLTRGLHIHTAEAVAEILLQQTRAEAVSLTDRSVILAHIGIGSDHHQAGSHWTTKPTEHVLQDGQVRLVTERLDIGCPVTDCPLQAGIIAPLIVGETTIGTLKVYYPHAELLDAVEVELIEGLAKLFSTQLALGNAERQAGLLKDAEIRALEAQIHPHFLFNAINTIYALCRTDVEQARTLLLELSTFFRSNLQGARSTKIPLQKELEHIEAYTSLEAARFPNRPFLDIDLADETTALLVPPFILQPLIENAFLHAFSSEQTGYVGVTAWCEADQLCLEVVDNGRGIDASRLARLGREVVPSSGTGTALFNTAERIRSLYGEKGQFTITSDGQNGTTIAIRLPIEVRKEIQHAHLVD, from the coding sequence ATGTTGGAACTGATTCCTTTTTTACTCGAACGACTTGGTATCATGATCATCTTAGCGTTCATCCTCGCCCAGTGGGGACCGACACGACGGCTGCTGCGTCAACCGGAAGCGGGCTGGCAATTTCGTGTCCTCGTCCTGTTTTTTGCGACGTATGGCATTTTAAGTAACTATACAGGGGTCAAAGTCGACTTAGCAGACTTCTTGCCTCATGCTTGGCTCGAAGAGGTCGACGGAACATCAGCGATTGCGAATACACGAACGATGATCGTCGTCATCAGCGGATTGCTCGCTGGTCCGCTCGGTGGCTTGATGACCGGACTCATCGTCGGGGTTCACCGGTATTCCCTCGGCGGATTCACAGCGTTCGCTTGCGCGCTTTCGACTGTCATTGCCGGTGGTGTCAGCGGTCTCTTACGCTCCTATTGGCGCGACCGCCTCAGTAGCCAAGCGTTATTGCCCGTGTGTCTGACTGCTTTTTTAATGCTGTTTGAAATGTCACTGATTTTACTGTTTTCCCGTCCCTTTGATGCGGCAGTCGAACTCGTCCAGTTCATCTTCTTACCGATGACACTGATCAACGTCCTCGGTGTCTGGTTGTTCTTATCGATCATCCGCCTCGCTGCGCGAGAAGAGGAAACGGTTCGGGCACGAGAAGCCGAACGGTCGTTGCATATCGCCGATTTGACGCTGCCGCATCTGACGCGTGGTCTACATATCCATACGGCAGAAGCTGTCGCGGAAATTCTGTTGCAGCAAACGCGAGCCGAAGCCGTCTCACTGACGGATCGTTCCGTCATCCTGGCCCATATCGGTATCGGGAGCGACCACCATCAAGCTGGGAGTCACTGGACGACGAAACCGACTGAGCATGTCTTGCAGGACGGACAAGTTCGTCTTGTGACGGAACGACTCGATATCGGCTGTCCCGTAACCGATTGTCCCCTTCAAGCCGGCATCATCGCTCCGCTCATCGTCGGGGAAACGACGATCGGGACGTTGAAAGTCTATTATCCTCATGCCGAATTGCTCGACGCCGTCGAAGTCGAACTCATTGAAGGGTTAGCGAAATTGTTCTCGACACAACTTGCACTCGGTAACGCAGAGCGGCAAGCCGGTTTACTGAAAGATGCCGAGATTCGGGCACTCGAAGCACAAATTCATCCCCACTTCCTGTTTAATGCGATCAATACGATTTATGCGCTGTGCCGGACGGATGTCGAACAGGCACGCACGTTGTTGCTCGAATTGTCGACGTTCTTCCGCAGTAACCTCCAAGGCGCACGATCGACGAAAATTCCGCTCCAAAAGGAACTCGAGCACATCGAAGCATACACATCGCTTGAAGCCGCTCGTTTTCCGAATCGTCCGTTTCTCGATATCGATTTAGCAGACGAGACGACGGCTTTACTCGTTCCACCGTTCATCTTACAGCCGTTGATCGAAAATGCGTTCCTTCATGCGTTTTCTTCTGAACAGACAGGATATGTCGGGGTGACGGCATGGTGTGAGGCAGACCAGCTGTGTCTCGAAGTCGTCGACAACGGACGCGGCATTGATGCCTCGCGCCTTGCCCGTCTCGGTCGAGAAGTCGTTCCGTCCTCAGGCACCGGTACCGCATTATTTAATACGGCAGAACGGATTCGAAGTTTATATGGTGAAAAGGGACAGTTTACGATCACGAGTGACGGTCAAAACGGCACGACGATCGCGATTCGTCTCCCGATTGAAGTCAGAAAGGAGATTCAGCATGCGCACCTTGTTGATTGA
- a CDS encoding YfbR-like 5'-deoxynucleotidase, with protein MQNGNFIRMLTRMQNVPRWDEYAPRFPDNAASHSFRVALFSLMASYLEEADGQPPVDRQTLLGKALFHDMNEVITGPIKHRTKKEPTLHAHIQAMEQQASEQLVALLSKSLQPAFTTYLVHAEDESPEGRIVEAIDTFDAMLYARREARMTESVFFEQKAAELQAVLERHPLVSIRRLTQSVMEEDEMSHFIENVLMMDTIRRWKGRFNTIDDNDATHAFRAASLGIFNGLIESEKYGVTIDIEEVVSRLLCHDLVEGTTGDVLGPVKHATPVTAAAFEAYERAEGETLINNLPKEIRAPFRRFVVEAKDETYEGQMVDVIDKLDALIKMNMERKLNGVEYETGYRAQLKKVQMTYENPSVVFFLAYVLHDLDYVTS; from the coding sequence ATGCAAAACGGTAATTTCATTCGGATGCTGACGCGGATGCAAAACGTTCCACGGTGGGATGAATACGCACCACGTTTTCCGGATAACGCAGCCAGTCACAGTTTTCGTGTTGCCTTATTCAGTTTGATGGCAAGCTATTTAGAAGAAGCAGACGGGCAACCACCAGTCGACCGCCAGACATTGCTCGGAAAAGCTCTATTCCATGACATGAACGAAGTCATCACCGGACCCATTAAACACCGGACGAAAAAAGAGCCAACGTTACATGCACACATTCAGGCAATGGAACAACAAGCAAGTGAACAGCTCGTTGCCTTACTCTCGAAGTCGCTTCAACCAGCGTTCACGACATACCTCGTACATGCAGAGGATGAATCACCGGAAGGGCGAATCGTCGAAGCCATCGATACGTTCGATGCGATGTTGTATGCACGAAGGGAAGCACGGATGACGGAGTCCGTCTTTTTCGAACAAAAAGCAGCGGAATTACAGGCTGTTCTGGAACGACATCCACTCGTTTCGATTCGTCGCTTGACACAGTCGGTCATGGAAGAGGATGAGATGTCTCATTTCATTGAAAATGTCTTGATGATGGATACGATTCGGCGCTGGAAAGGACGTTTCAATACGATTGATGATAACGACGCGACACATGCGTTTCGAGCAGCCTCACTTGGTATCTTCAATGGTCTGATTGAATCGGAAAAGTACGGCGTCACGATCGACATCGAAGAAGTCGTCTCACGTCTCTTGTGTCATGATCTCGTTGAAGGAACGACAGGAGATGTTCTTGGACCTGTCAAACATGCAACACCGGTCACAGCAGCAGCCTTCGAAGCTTACGAACGGGCAGAAGGAGAGACGTTGATCAATAATTTACCAAAAGAAATCCGAGCACCATTCCGTCGGTTCGTCGTGGAAGCAAAAGACGAGACATACGAAGGACAGATGGTTGATGTGATCGATAAACTCGATGCATTGATTAAAATGAACATGGAACGGAAGTTGAACGGGGTCGAGTATGAGACCGGTTACCGCGCACAACTCAAAAAGGTTCAGATGACATATGAAAATCCATCGGTCGTCTTTTTCCTCGCTTATGTCTTGCATGATTTGGATTACGTGACGTCATGA
- a CDS encoding multidrug effflux MFS transporter, whose product MTPRRLTLILILGSLAALGPLSIDMYLPAFPDMSRSFDASASLIQLSLTACMLGMALGQLIVGPLSDVRGRKRPLMVALLAYLLASLACAMAPTIEVLIALRFIQGAAGASGIVISRAIVRDLFDGPELTRFFAALSLVNGTAPILAPVIGGQLLRFGDWHFVFYLLAILSTMMLLAVALRLPETLPLDRRVEGNLTTTLKTFGRLLTDRVFIGYAFAQAFVMGAMFAYISGSPFVLQNIYGASPQQFSFLFGLNGIGIILAAQIAGRLAGRVDSERLMRISLTIVASASILLFLALTLTDQLIFVMIPLFFVVSSVGLISTLGFTLAMQNYGATAGSASALLGLLPMLVGSLVSPLVGVMGEQSAVPMGLIIMTLDCLALILYYGLIVRRPNRS is encoded by the coding sequence ATGACCCCACGCCGCTTAACGTTGATCTTGATCCTCGGTTCACTTGCTGCACTTGGACCACTCTCGATCGACATGTATCTACCTGCTTTTCCAGATATGTCACGCTCGTTTGATGCGAGTGCATCACTAATCCAATTGAGTTTGACGGCTTGTATGCTCGGAATGGCACTCGGACAATTGATCGTTGGTCCGCTCAGTGACGTTCGCGGTCGTAAACGACCGCTGATGGTTGCATTACTTGCCTATCTGCTCGCTTCTCTCGCCTGTGCGATGGCACCGACGATTGAAGTGTTGATCGCGCTTCGATTCATCCAAGGAGCAGCTGGAGCGTCAGGAATCGTCATTTCCCGGGCAATCGTTCGTGACTTATTTGATGGACCCGAATTGACGCGGTTTTTTGCTGCCTTGTCACTCGTCAACGGAACAGCACCGATTCTCGCACCCGTCATCGGAGGACAGTTGCTTCGGTTCGGTGACTGGCATTTCGTCTTCTACTTGCTAGCGATTTTAAGCACGATGATGTTACTTGCTGTTGCACTCCGTTTACCGGAAACACTTCCGCTTGATAGACGTGTTGAGGGAAACCTGACGACGACGTTGAAGACGTTCGGACGTTTGTTGACGGATCGCGTCTTCATTGGCTATGCGTTCGCGCAAGCATTCGTCATGGGCGCGATGTTCGCCTATATCTCGGGTTCACCGTTCGTCTTACAAAATATTTACGGCGCTTCGCCGCAACAGTTCAGTTTTTTGTTCGGTTTAAACGGAATCGGAATCATCTTAGCAGCACAAATCGCCGGTCGCCTTGCGGGTCGTGTCGATTCAGAGCGGCTGATGCGAATCAGTTTGACGATCGTTGCGAGTGCGAGCATCTTATTGTTCCTCGCCTTGACGTTAACGGATCAGCTGATCTTCGTTATGATTCCACTATTCTTCGTCGTTTCAAGCGTCGGTTTGATCTCGACGCTCGGTTTTACCTTAGCGATGCAAAATTACGGAGCAACGGCAGGCAGTGCCTCGGCTCTTTTAGGTCTCTTGCCGATGCTCGTCGGTTCGCTCGTGTCACCACTCGTCGGGGTCATGGGAGAACAATCGGCTGTTCCGATGGGACTGATCATCATGACCTTAGATTGCCTGGCGCTCATTCTCTATTATGGTCTGATTGTTCGTCGACCGAATCGTTCATAA
- a CDS encoding TerC family protein, protein MDWQLLLQYAWVVLVLIALEGLLSADNALVLAVMVKHLPGEQQKKALFYGLAGAFVLRFAALFAISFLVDIWQIQALGAAYLLIMGLRHIYKTVKARKLGENHGAENELDEEPKSEEPVSKGEFWRTVAKIEFADLAFAVDSILAAVALAVALPNWGSGEIGGLNTGHFIVILTGGLMGVVLMRFAARVFVKLLADRPGLETAAFAIVAWVGVKLAVLALEHPKYHASIEGTIFEALKLPEGFAHSTPWQAFFWTVMVGLALWGWFSSPKTKSNPDAEKKVDQNL, encoded by the coding sequence ATGGATTGGCAGTTACTATTACAGTATGCCTGGGTCGTACTCGTCTTGATCGCGCTTGAAGGATTACTTTCAGCGGATAATGCACTCGTACTCGCGGTCATGGTCAAGCACTTACCAGGAGAACAACAAAAGAAAGCACTTTTTTATGGACTAGCTGGAGCGTTCGTCTTACGATTCGCGGCATTGTTCGCGATTTCGTTCCTCGTCGATATTTGGCAAATCCAAGCACTCGGAGCAGCGTACTTGCTCATCATGGGACTACGGCATATTTATAAGACCGTTAAAGCCAGAAAGCTCGGTGAGAACCATGGGGCTGAAAATGAGCTAGATGAAGAACCGAAGTCGGAAGAGCCAGTTTCAAAAGGTGAATTCTGGCGGACAGTCGCGAAGATCGAATTCGCGGACTTAGCGTTTGCTGTCGATTCGATTCTTGCAGCAGTAGCACTTGCCGTTGCCCTTCCAAACTGGGGATCAGGTGAAATCGGTGGTTTGAACACAGGTCACTTCATCGTCATCTTAACAGGTGGTTTGATGGGTGTCGTCTTGATGCGGTTCGCCGCACGTGTCTTTGTTAAATTACTCGCAGATCGCCCAGGTCTTGAGACAGCAGCCTTTGCAATCGTCGCTTGGGTCGGTGTGAAGCTAGCTGTTCTGGCGCTTGAACACCCGAAATACCACGCATCAATCGAAGGAACAATCTTTGAAGCCTTAAAACTTCCTGAAGGGTTTGCCCATAGTACACCGTGGCAGGCATTCTTCTGGACAGTCATGGTCGGTCTTGCTCTTTGGGGTTGGTTCTCTTCACCAAAAACAAAATCAAATCCAGATGCTGAAAAAAAAGTCGATCAAAACTTATAA
- the folE2 gene encoding GTP cyclohydrolase FolE2 → MSTYPITLPTKEERHKLFGSVPPIKGTKPTEKDKMVDLQNTPKNFLFALDAVGISNVKHPVVIQDGDKTQATVATFELSTSLVQDRKGINMSRLTEQLDQYHNEGWTVTNESLIQFARDLADRMEQTEGQLTIRYPWFFTRKAPATGLSGLMNAEVWQTVSVNTETDEATLSVGLTINVTTLCPCSKEISEYSAHNQRGYVTMEASLRDEAEDFDWKQSLLDAAESNASAPLHPVLKRPDEKRVTEMAYENPRFVEDMVRLIAADLYEMDPIASFYVECRNEETIHQHDAIARITFDKDAQ, encoded by the coding sequence ATGTCTACCTACCCGATTACGTTACCAACGAAAGAAGAGCGCCATAAGCTGTTCGGTTCGGTACCACCGATCAAAGGAACAAAACCGACTGAAAAAGATAAGATGGTCGACTTGCAAAATACACCGAAGAACTTCCTGTTCGCACTAGATGCTGTCGGAATCTCAAACGTTAAACATCCTGTCGTCATCCAAGACGGAGACAAGACACAAGCGACAGTCGCGACGTTTGAACTGTCGACATCACTCGTACAAGACCGTAAAGGGATCAATATGAGCCGTTTAACAGAACAACTTGATCAATACCACAACGAAGGTTGGACGGTCACGAACGAGTCACTCATTCAATTTGCGCGTGATTTAGCAGACCGCATGGAACAAACGGAAGGTCAATTGACGATCCGTTACCCATGGTTCTTCACACGTAAAGCACCTGCAACAGGTCTTAGTGGCTTGATGAATGCTGAAGTATGGCAAACAGTCAGCGTCAACACGGAAACGGACGAAGCGACGTTGTCTGTCGGCTTGACGATCAACGTCACGACACTTTGCCCATGTTCAAAAGAAATCAGCGAATACAGTGCTCACAACCAACGTGGTTACGTCACGATGGAAGCATCGTTACGTGATGAAGCAGAAGACTTTGACTGGAAACAATCATTGCTTGATGCTGCGGAATCCAATGCCTCAGCGCCACTTCACCCAGTACTCAAACGTCCGGATGAAAAGCGCGTGACAGAGATGGCATACGAAAATCCACGTTTCGTAGAAGATATGGTTCGCTTGATTGCTGCTGATTTGTACGAAATGGATCCAATCGCTTCGTTCTACGTCGAATGTCGTAACGAAGAAACGATTCACCAACACGACGCGATCGCACGGATCACGTTCGATAAAGACGCACAATAA
- a CDS encoding TerC family protein, producing MDIGLITQYATVGLVLIILQGLLSADNAMVMAVLVRPLPDDQRKKALFYGLVGALVLRFVAIFFASYLATIWELQALGAIYLFYVAFKGIVEARSNKHQVPDAIASQKASPNFWWTVVKVEFSDLAFAVDSTLAAVAMATTLPMIGGTIGGLNTGQFWVVFFSGIIGLVIMRYFASWFVVLLQKRPGIEEAAFWLVAWVGVKLVVMTLAHPSIDVLPHEFPESTLWQTIFWVVLALILIIGWFRSGSSSTKSAK from the coding sequence ATGGATATTGGATTAATTACACAGTATGCGACCGTCGGGCTCGTACTGATCATTTTGCAAGGATTACTATCCGCCGACAATGCGATGGTCATGGCGGTCCTCGTCCGACCGTTACCAGACGATCAACGTAAAAAGGCGCTTTTCTATGGCCTCGTCGGAGCACTCGTCTTACGTTTCGTCGCAATCTTCTTTGCTTCGTATTTAGCGACGATTTGGGAACTTCAAGCACTCGGGGCGATCTACCTCTTTTATGTGGCGTTCAAAGGAATCGTCGAGGCTCGATCGAATAAACATCAAGTACCGGATGCAATTGCCTCACAAAAAGCCTCACCGAATTTTTGGTGGACGGTCGTCAAAGTCGAGTTCTCTGACTTGGCGTTCGCTGTCGACTCGACACTTGCCGCTGTCGCCATGGCAACGACATTACCGATGATTGGTGGAACGATCGGTGGTCTGAACACAGGACAATTCTGGGTCGTCTTCTTCAGTGGGATCATTGGTCTCGTCATCATGCGTTACTTCGCGAGCTGGTTCGTCGTCTTGCTCCAAAAGCGACCAGGTATCGAAGAAGCTGCCTTTTGGCTCGTCGCATGGGTTGGTGTAAAACTGGTCGTCATGACACTCGCGCATCCGTCGATCGACGTCTTGCCGCATGAGTTTCCAGAGAGTACACTATGGCAAACGATCTTCTGGGTCGTACTTGCCCTAATTTTAATCATTGGTTGGTTCCGTAGCGGAAGTAGTTCAACCAAATCAGCAAAATAA
- a CDS encoding DegV family protein codes for MIRLITDSGADAPKDMLDAYDFTVMPFGVLIDEDTFFDGESISPKQLYDKMRDGAAPKTFQVEVSRMVEVFTRHFEQGDPFLYLAFSSELSGTYQTAKMLTEELAEKYPNVPYLVLDTKTASTGQGLFVLDVAEYAKTHSFEETVAYAEAKVNTIRHLFTVESLEYLMRGGRVSRASAFIGGLLSILPLLTVEDGKLIPKEKIRGQKKVMNRIVEWMEEARPAIDGHRIMIGHGDSIERAEQLKQLIEAQFSPSEVILTIAGAAIGSHTGPGLVVIGYDLPR; via the coding sequence ATGATCCGATTGATCACAGATAGTGGTGCTGATGCACCAAAAGACATGTTAGATGCTTATGATTTTACGGTCATGCCATTTGGCGTATTGATCGACGAAGACACGTTCTTCGACGGAGAATCGATATCTCCGAAACAACTGTATGATAAGATGCGTGACGGTGCAGCACCGAAGACATTCCAGGTCGAAGTCAGCCGGATGGTCGAGGTGTTCACGCGTCACTTCGAACAAGGAGATCCCTTCCTCTATCTCGCCTTCTCAAGCGAATTATCGGGAACATATCAAACAGCGAAGATGCTTACGGAGGAACTCGCCGAAAAATATCCGAACGTTCCTTACCTAGTACTCGATACGAAAACCGCTTCGACAGGACAAGGACTATTCGTTCTCGATGTCGCTGAATATGCGAAGACACATTCGTTCGAAGAAACAGTGGCTTATGCTGAAGCCAAGGTAAATACGATTCGTCATCTGTTTACAGTCGAATCACTTGAATATTTGATGCGCGGTGGACGTGTTTCGCGAGCTAGCGCCTTCATTGGTGGTCTCTTATCGATCTTGCCACTATTGACAGTCGAAGACGGGAAGTTGATCCCAAAAGAGAAGATCCGTGGTCAGAAAAAAGTCATGAACCGAATCGTCGAGTGGATGGAAGAAGCACGTCCTGCGATTGACGGACACCGGATCATGATTGGTCACGGGGATTCAATCGAACGGGCAGAACAGTTAAAACAATTGATTGAAGCACAGTTTTCACCAAGCGAAGTCATCTTGACGATCGCCGGCGCAGCGATCGGTTCACATACCGGACCGGGACTCGTCGTCATTGGGTATGACCTTCCACGTTAA
- a CDS encoding flotillin family protein, producing MNPVLIVSIVAVALIVALIVLFITKYRTVGPEEALIVSGSYLGGRNVNTDESGNRVKIIRGGGTFVLPVFQQATPLSLLSSKLEVTTPEVYTEQGVPVMADGTAIIKIGSSISEIATAAEQFLGKSKEEREGEAREVLEGHLRSILGSMTVEEIYKNRDKFSQEVQRVASQDLAKMGLVIVSFTIKDVRDKNGYLESLGKPRIAQVRRDADIATADAEKETRIKRAEASKDAKKAELERATEIAEAEKENQLKMADYRREQDIAKAKADQAYDLENARAQQEVTEQQMQIKIIERQKQIELEEREILRREKQYDAEVKKRADADRYSIEQAAQADRAKQYAEADATKYRIEASAKADAERIRLDGLAKADAERAQGETEAEIIRLKGLAEAEAKEKIAQAFEQFGQAAILDMVIRMMPEYAKEIAAPLGNIDKITVVDTGSGEGGGANRVTGYATNLMASLQETLKASSGLDVKELIENFSGKGTAKPLTVNLNSHDAVAASKTED from the coding sequence ATGAATCCAGTGTTAATCGTATCGATCGTCGCGGTCGCGTTGATCGTTGCATTGATCGTCTTATTCATCACGAAGTACCGAACGGTCGGTCCGGAAGAAGCGTTGATCGTATCCGGTAGTTATCTCGGAGGACGCAACGTCAATACGGATGAGTCCGGTAACCGGGTAAAAATTATTCGAGGTGGCGGAACATTCGTGTTACCTGTCTTCCAACAGGCGACACCACTGAGTTTGTTATCGAGTAAACTCGAAGTCACGACACCTGAAGTCTATACGGAGCAAGGTGTACCGGTCATGGCAGACGGTACAGCGATCATCAAGATCGGTAGCTCGATTTCTGAGATTGCGACGGCAGCGGAGCAGTTCCTCGGAAAATCAAAGGAGGAGCGGGAAGGCGAAGCACGTGAAGTCCTTGAAGGACACTTGCGTTCGATTCTCGGGTCGATGACCGTCGAAGAAATTTATAAGAACCGTGATAAGTTCTCACAAGAAGTCCAGCGGGTCGCGTCTCAAGACCTGGCGAAAATGGGACTCGTCATCGTTTCGTTTACGATCAAAGACGTCCGTGACAAGAACGGATACTTAGAATCCCTCGGTAAACCGCGGATTGCACAGGTTCGCCGTGATGCGGACATCGCAACGGCAGACGCGGAAAAAGAGACACGCATCAAGCGGGCGGAAGCTTCAAAAGATGCGAAAAAAGCAGAACTTGAACGTGCGACCGAGATCGCTGAAGCGGAAAAAGAAAATCAGTTGAAGATGGCAGACTACCGCCGCGAACAAGATATCGCGAAGGCGAAAGCCGACCAAGCGTATGATCTTGAGAATGCACGCGCGCAACAAGAAGTTACGGAGCAACAGATGCAAATCAAAATCATCGAGCGTCAAAAACAAATCGAGCTCGAAGAACGCGAAATCCTCCGTCGTGAGAAACAATACGACGCGGAAGTCAAAAAACGCGCTGATGCTGATCGTTACTCGATTGAGCAAGCTGCCCAAGCGGACCGTGCGAAGCAATATGCGGAAGCGGACGCAACGAAATATCGGATCGAGGCATCGGCAAAAGCAGATGCAGAACGAATTCGTCTGGATGGTCTTGCGAAAGCGGATGCTGAGCGGGCACAGGGGGAAACAGAAGCGGAGATCATTCGTCTGAAGGGTCTTGCGGAAGCAGAAGCGAAAGAAAAAATCGCGCAAGCGTTCGAGCAATTCGGACAAGCGGCGATTCTCGATATGGTCATTCGGATGATGCCAGAGTACGCGAAAGAGATCGCTGCACCACTCGGTAACATCGATAAAATCACAGTCGTTGATACAGGTAGTGGTGAAGGGGGCGGTGCAAACCGTGTCACCGGTTATGCGACGAATTTGATGGCGTCACTGCAAGAAACATTAAAGGCGTCGTCCGGATTAGATGTCAAAGAGTTGATCGAGAATTTCTCCGGTAAAGGAACAGCAAAGCCGTTGACGGTCAACTTAAATTCCCATGATGCGGTGGCAGCATCGAAAACAGAAGACTGA